The proteins below are encoded in one region of Gambusia affinis linkage group LG07, SWU_Gaff_1.0, whole genome shotgun sequence:
- the bap1 gene encoding ubiquitin carboxyl-terminal hydrolase BAP1, protein MNNKGWLELESDPGLFTLLVEDFGVKGVQVEEIYDLQSKCHSPVYGFIFLFKWIEERRSRRKVNTLVDETSVIDEEIVNDMFFAHQLIPNSCATHALLSVLLNCSGVELGTTLSRIKAFTKGFSPESKGYAIGNAPELARAHNSHARPEPRHLPEKQNGISAVRTMEAFHFVSYVPIKDRLFELDGLKAYPIDHGPWGEDEEWTDKARRVIMERIGLATAGEPYHDIRFNLMAVVPDRRMKYESKLEILKRNRQIILEGLQKMIRLTQPEVVHDKKQQSASSPDENTVKKEADADSVDESGAQSKDGAGPSGSSKVMGKPAAPTGGGAQQVNPIVQRLPAFLDNHNYAKSPMQEEEDLAAGVGRSRTAAPPQPPFSDDEDEFDEDEEEAAGSASRFRRKASLRSRKGRVGTGMESQIALNVLAEKLKKEAQRKDGVNTPLSVRTEGRTGGICITSASQPSPTPSNESTDTASEIGSAFNSPLRSPARSQAATRPSSPVASHLSRVLFGEDEMLRLDSRHNRAVRELGPSVSASLLHLQDDGVIYALPPSGDSAEGTKLCTLEKVKLKVKEDEKDAIKEGDEGPSVAVKKEDENEDGAELKPGKEKLNVTESGTDSKPPGDKYSPKELLALLKCVEADIANYEVFLKEEVEKRKKFKIDDQRRTHNYDEFICTFISMLAQEGMLASLVEQNISVRRRQGVSIGRLHKQRKPDRRKRSRPYKAKRQ, encoded by the exons ATGAACAACAAAGGCTGGCTGGAGTTGGAGAGTGATCCAG gaCTGTTTACTTTGCTGGTGGAAGATTTTG GTGTCAAAGGCGTCCAAGTTGAGGAAATCTATGATCTACAAAGTAAATGTCACAG tccTGTTTATGgcttcatcttcctctttaAGTGGATTGAAGAGCGTCGGTCCAGAAGAAAAGTCAACACCTTGGTGGATGAGACCTCAGTTATAGATGAGGAGATTGTAAATGACATGTTCTTTGCTCACCAG CTGATACCAAACTCATGTGCCACTCATGCCTTGCTGAGCGTTCTTCTGAACTGCAGTGGAGTTGAACTCGGCACCACCCTCAGTCGTATAAAGGCTTTTACTAAAGGCTTCAGTCCTGAG AGCAAAGGCTACGCGATAGGAAATGCTCCAGAGCTCGCCAGGGCACACAACAGCCATGCCAG ACCGGAACCCAGGCACCTTCCGGAGAAACAGAACGGGATCAGTGCAGTGCGGACGATGGAGGCCTTCCACTTTGTCAGCTATGTGCCAATCAAAGACCGCCTCTTTGAGCTTGATGGGCTCAAGGCTTACCCCATTGATCATG GGCCCTGGGGAGAGGATGAGGAATGGACCGACAAGGCTCGCCGTGTTATTATGGAGAGGATCGGCCTGGCAACTGCTGG TGAGCCGTACCATGATATCCGCTTCAACCTGATGGCAGTGGTGCCTGACCGCAGAATGAAGTATGAGTCCAAGCTGGAAATTCTAAAGAGGAACCGACAGATCATTCTGGAGGGTCTGCAGAAG ATGATCCGGCTCACTCAGCCTGAGGTCGTCCACGACAAGAAGCAGCAGAGCGCTTCGTCTCCAGATGAAAACACCGTCAAGAAAGAAGCAGATGCAG ATTCAGTGGATGAGTCGGGGGCTCAGTCCAAGGATGGAGCTGGCCCTTCTGGAAGCTCAAAGGTCATGGGAAAACCCGCTGCTCCCACAGGAGGAGGAGCCCAGCAAGTCAACCCCATCGTTCAGCGGCTGCCTGCCTTCCTCGACAACCACAACTACGCCAAGTCCCCGATGCAG GAGGAGGAAGACCTAGCAGCTGGTGTCGGACGCTCTCGGACAGCAGCCCCTCCTCAGCCTCCGTTCTCAGATGATGAAGACGAATTTGATGAAGACGAGGAAGAAGCAGCAGGTTCTGCCAGCAG attCAGACGAAAGGCGAGCCTGCGGTCCAGAAAGGGACGGGTTGGAACCGGGATGGAGAGCCAGATTGCCCTCAATGTTTTGGCAGAGAAACTGAAGAAGGAAGCGCAAAGAAAAGATGGCGTAAACACCCCTCTGTCTGTGCGCACTGAAGGTCGCACCGGGGGTATCTGCATCACGTCCGCCTCGCAGCCTTCCCCCACACCCAGCAACGAAAGCACAGACACGGCCTCTGAAATTGGCAGCGCCTTCAACTCCCCGCTGCGCTCGCCGGCTCGCTCTCAGGCGGCCACGCGTCCCTCGAGCCCAGTCGCTTCCCATCTGTCCCGTGTGCTTTTCGGAGAGGATGAAATGTTGAGGCTGGACTCCAGACATAACCGCGCCGTAAGAGAACTGGGACCTTCAGTCAGCGCGTCGCTGTTGCACCTGCAAGACGACGGAGTCATTTATGCTCTCCCTCCATCTG GAGATTCTGCTGAAGGCACGAAGCTCTGCACCCTTGAGAAGGTAAAACTCAAAGTGAAGGAAGATGAAAAAGATGCCATAAAAGAAGGAGATGAGGGACCATCTGTAGCGGTGAAGAAAGAAGACGAGAACGAAGACGGTGCGGAGTTGAAACCTGGCAAGGAAAAGCTCAATGTTACAGAGTCTGGAACAGACAGCAAGCCACCAGGGGATAAGTACTCCCCAAAA GAGCTGCTTGCGCTACTCAAGTGTGTAGAAGCTGACATTGCCAATTATGAGGTGTTTCTAAAGGAGGAAgtagaaaagagaaagaaattcaaa atAGATGATCAGAGGAGGACTCACAATTACGATGAGTTTATCTGCACATTTATATCAATGTTGGCccaagaag GCATGCTGGCCAGCCTTGTGGAGCAAAACATCTCTGTGCGCCGCCGGCAGGGAGTGAGCATCGGCCGGCTGCACAAGCAGAGGAAGCCTGATCGAAGGAAACGCTCCCGACCTTACAAAGCCAAACGCCAGTAA